A genomic segment from Torulaspora globosa chromosome 3, complete sequence encodes:
- the WAR1 gene encoding War1p (ancestral locus Anc_4.344), with amino-acid sequence MGLANDSEAMKESTYGGKESDGGNLEGQENEYDIDIRTSTVIQGVPPNDPRILGPVQMESSEDGKTKRNSFACVSCHSLKQKCVPSDPADIYRKPCQRCLKNGKLCKFDLAKRTRKRRRGDPTVSPTAPQVAIKSAGNTSTVDPSIEEAEASRNQQNLPHIWSGIAPPSVDHATIGRLNASSQESIRMPAFTGVGLSSGVSDPASNGGGKERETSQLHLMKPLFKRQLHSLLMYQKGKVGEISSKLEAWAKEWNDVIQEGVSIDGVSDPVSCGIITLQEAEHRFELYKAELASRHKLNYIKFPPDTTVTQLRQQQPTLFSVIMSCVSVIMTSESTTREKNIKLDSFVLNLITDQIFKLNHKTVELIESLLTLCLWYNFPEWSNKTRYHIFNYVCVCLTKELGPNSVNRAFSMFSEEDPSKRLPNIKSPLELYHNSARLILLVYISSLNISIFLRQPIQAKWSSLTERACEEVLNNSGTQELYFPEDDKALVVFAQLNFILEKIHIYLHEMRDQFEYAEINDKHFNHLFEKFQSQLTVIFVQMPKNRPRELSFFYSVEAYLYQYIIGNYINSNPKFSTEQLPLEISEAFQKCYSYCASALEEFLKMTPKLVASLPLFHMSRVIYTVGMLLFKLRYSVVVLPSFQHFGPLTQNAIALVNKVSEVLEQCSKIYEFNSFLYKFQYVVALFAQTYANKVGEVTKLTTRKFTQPFDGHPQASMPGRGNSQIPNSTTNGNYRRSDVVSAYAATAIPSGKDVTFVNADVRPSPSNSSDTINDYLTDVDSLMWGFNVLNEEFWTDIFTNNL; translated from the coding sequence ATGGGCCTGGCGAATGATAGCGAAGCGATGAAAGAATCAACGTATGGTGGAAAAGAGTCCGACGGTGGGAATCTGGAAGGCCAAGAGAACGAGTATGACATTGATATTCGCACTTCGACTGTGATTCAGGGTGTTCCGCCTAATGATCCTCGAATACTGGGTCCTGTTCAAATGGAGTCGAGCGAAGATGGAAAGACAAAGAGAAACTCGTTTGCCTGTGTTAGCTGCCATTCATTGAAACAGAAGTGCGTTCCGTCCGATCCTGCGGATATATATCGAAAGCCTTGTCAGCGATGTCTGAAGAATGGGAAGCTCTGCAAATTTGATCTAGCCAagaggacaagaaagagaaggcGTGGGGATCCTACGGTGTCGCCAACAGCGCCTCAGGTAGCTATTAAATCGGCGGGAAATACTTCTACAGTTGACCCAtcgattgaagaagcagaggcTTCTCGCAATCAGCAGAATCTGCCGCATATATGGTCTGGTATCGCACCACCATCTGTCGATCATGCCACCATAGGACGTCTAAATGCTTCATCGCAGGAGTCGATCAGAATGCCAGCCTTCACTGGTGTGGGGCTCAGCTCTGGAGTGTCCGATCCTGCTTCAAATGGTGGTGGGAAAGAACGAGAGACCTCGCAATTGCACCTGATGAAGCCGCTCTTCAAGAGGCAGCTTCACTCACTCTTGATGTATCAAAAGGGAAAAGTTGGCGAAATATCCAGTAAGCTGGAAGCATGGGCGAAGGAATGGAATGATGTCATCCAGGAAGGAGTTTCCATTGATGGCGTGTCCGACCCGGTTTCATGCGGTATCATTACTTTACAGGAAGCAGAGCATCGATTTGAACTATACAAAGCGGAACTAGCATCCAGACACAAGTTGAACTATATAAAATTTCCACCGGATACGACAGTGACACAACTAAGACAGCAGCAACCGACATTATTCTCAGTTATCATGTCTTGTGTCTCGGTTATAATGACCTCAGAGTCAACAACGAGGGAAAAGAATATTAAGCTGGATAGCTTCGTGCTAAATCTCATAACGGAccaaatcttcaagttGAATCACAAGACAGTAGAGTTAATAGAATCGCTGCTAACACTTTGTTTGTGGTACAATTTTCCGGAATGGTCGAATAAGACACGATACCACATTTTCAACTACGTCTGTGTATGTCTGACAAAGGAGCTTGGGCCCAATTCTGTGAATCGTGCTTTTTCTATGTTCAGTGAGGAGGATCCCTCTAAACGTTTACCAAATATCAAGTCGCCTCTGGAGTTGTACCATAATAGTGCAAGACTGATTTTACTGGTTTACATCTCCTCTTTAAACATTTCCATTTTCCTCAGACAGCCTATTCAAGCTAAATGGTCATCCTTGACTGAAAGGGCGTGCGAGGAAGTACTCAACAATTCTGGAACCCAAGAGCTTTATTTCCCTGAGGATGACAAGGCCTTGGTCGTATTTGCACAGTTGAATTTCATCCTCGAGAAAATCCATATCTATTTGCATGAAATGAGAGACCAATTTGAGTATGCGGAAATAAATGACAAGCATTTCAATCATTTatttgagaaatttcaaTCGCAGTTGACCGTCATATTCGTCCAGATGCCGAAAAATCGTCCCAGAGAGCTGTCCTTTTTCTATTCAGTGGAGGCATACTTGTACCAATACATTATTGGTAACTATATTAATAGCAACCCCAAGTTCTCAACGGAACAGCTGCCATTAGAGATTAGTGAAGCATTTCAGAAATGCTACAGCTACTGTGCTTCAGCTTTGGAAGAGTTTCTGAAAATGACGCCAAAATTAGTGGCTTCGCTACCTCTATTTCATATGTCAAGAGTTATTTACACCGTCGGAATGCTGCTGTTCAAATTGAGATATTCAGTGGTCGTTTTACCTTCTTTTCAACATTTTGGCCCGCTAACTCAGAACGCTATCGCACTTGTGAATAAGGTCTCTGAAGTGCTAGAACAGTGTTCCAAGATATACGAGTTCAACTCCTTCCTCTACAAGTTTCAGTACGTCGTTGCACTATTTGCCCAGACGTACGCGAATAAAGTTGGGGAAGTGACTAAGCTTACCACTAGGAAGTTTACCCAGCCGTTCGACGGCCATCCCCAAGCCAGTATGCCAGGACGGGGAAACTCGCAGATC